The Gracilibacillus caseinilyticus genome segment AATATAAAAAATGATGCTGGGACAAAAATATAAGCTTATGAAAAAACGAACGGAACGGGAAATCTGCTGTATTTACATAGCATTCATCTCCATTAGTTTTTTCACTATATTTCAATACAGCAAGATTTTAGTACAAACGCCTTTCGCTGCAAAAAAAGCTTTGATCATGGCAGATTGCCAGGAACTTTTGTTTCTGTTTCATAAAAACTTTTGGGCAACGAACGATCCAATCGGACAATTCAACTTCATTTCGAGCACATATTGTCCGAAAGAGTGCCCCACGCGGAACAACCAACACTATATATGCCCTGACCAACACCAGAATTTCATAAAGTCTCATCAAATGTCAGCACTTCTCGGCATACTGAAAAGGAGATTGAATCTTAATATTACCCGTGTAAAACAATAATAAACTTTCCCTAAATCAGCCCCCCCAAGCCCCATTCCACAGTTAAAATAAAGTTTTCTCATTTTGTTGCATAATGGAAAGAAGAGAAAGACGAGACAAGGAATGGACATGAAAAAAACCCCGAAATCGCAAATGTTTAGTTTTACGAAACCAGGGTCGGACTAGCAAGTGTTTATTTTAACTAGCAAGTTTATTTTTTAATTAGACACTTTCAAATCAATCTGCGCCACAGACTCCACATGTGTCGTCTGCGGAAACATATCCACCGGCTGCACTTCCTTCGTCTCATATCCGCCATCCTCTAAAACGCGTAAATCACGTGCTAATGTGGATGGGTTACAGGATACATAGACGATCCGTTTCGGCTTCATTGCAAGCATCGCTTCTAACAATGCCTGATCACAGCCTTTCCGAGGGGGGTCTACTACAATAACGTCTGGCTTCAAGCCTTGTGCCTGCCACCATGGCATTACTTTTTCGGCTTGGCCTACGAAGAATTCTGCATTATCGATATGATTTAATTTTGCATTATCTTTGGCATCACTGATCGCTTCTGAAACGACTTCGACACCGTATACTTTCTTCGCCTGTTTCGCCAGGAATAATGAAATCGTACCGATACCACAATACGCATCAATGACGATTTCATGGCCTTTCAAATCAGCATATTCCAAGGTTTTGTCATAGAGCTTTTTTGTTTGCGTTGGGTTAACTTGATAAAATGATTTGGCCGAAATCGCAAAACGGATGTCTCCGATCTCATCATAAATATACTCCTCTCCCCAAAGCACTTTTGTTTTCTTGCCTAGAATAACATTAGTGCGATCCGGATTTATGTTCTGTATAATTGATTTAATGTGTGGGTAATTTTTCGTTAATTCATCAATTAACGTGTCCAGGCCCATCACTTTCTCCGTACGTGTCACTAAGACC includes the following:
- the rlmD gene encoding 23S rRNA (uracil(1939)-C(5))-methyltransferase RlmD; its protein translation is MAKLAPPVKKNQTIELHFEDITHEGDGVGKINGYPLFVPYGLPGETAEVKVIKVKKNFGFGRLVNVTSESEDRVDPPCNVYYKCGGCQLQHMSYQMQLDMKRKQVESALRKIGHIEGIPIHDTVGMEDPWRYRNKVQIPVGTNNGELITGFYRKRSHDIIDDMDRCIITDEVNDRMVEAVRSIADRLGIPAYDEEKNRGVLRHIMVRSGQETEQTMVVLVTRTEKVMGLDTLIDELTKNYPHIKSIIQNINPDRTNVILGKKTKVLWGEEYIYDEIGDIRFAISAKSFYQVNPTQTKKLYDKTLEYADLKGHEIVIDAYCGIGTISLFLAKQAKKVYGVEVVSEAISDAKDNAKLNHIDNAEFFVGQAEKVMPWWQAQGLKPDVIVVDPPRKGCDQALLEAMLAMKPKRIVYVSCNPSTLARDLRVLEDGGYETKEVQPVDMFPQTTHVESVAQIDLKVSN